In Luteibacter mycovicinus, a genomic segment contains:
- the pyrF gene encoding orotidine-5'-phosphate decarboxylase has protein sequence MNFMTALKDAWRRNDSLLCVGLDPEPGRLPAGLSGNEGIFEFCRAIVDATAGLVCAYKPQIAHFAAQRAEDALERVIAHIHATQPGIPVILDAKRGDIGSTAKHYAAEAFDRYDADAVTLNPYLGHDSIAPFLERADKGVILLCRTSNPGGKDFQALDCGGQPLYIRVAETIAREWNTNGNCALVTGATWPEELGRVRLAVGDMPLLVPGIGAQGGDVEAVLRQGKTADGTGLMISSSRAILYASGGPDFADVAHRAADDLRKLVNLHREH, from the coding sequence ATGAACTTCATGACCGCACTGAAGGACGCCTGGCGTCGCAACGATTCATTGCTCTGCGTGGGCCTCGACCCGGAACCGGGTCGTCTGCCGGCCGGGCTGTCCGGCAACGAAGGCATTTTCGAATTCTGCCGCGCCATCGTCGATGCGACGGCAGGCCTGGTCTGCGCCTATAAGCCGCAGATCGCTCATTTCGCCGCGCAGCGCGCGGAGGATGCGCTGGAGCGCGTCATCGCGCATATCCATGCGACCCAGCCAGGCATCCCCGTCATTCTCGACGCCAAGCGTGGCGACATCGGATCGACGGCGAAACACTATGCCGCCGAGGCTTTCGACCGTTACGACGCCGATGCGGTAACGCTCAATCCATACCTCGGTCACGACTCGATCGCCCCGTTTCTCGAACGCGCGGACAAAGGCGTGATCCTGCTTTGCCGCACGTCCAATCCGGGCGGGAAAGATTTTCAGGCACTCGATTGCGGCGGACAGCCGCTTTACATACGCGTCGCCGAAACGATCGCCCGCGAATGGAACACAAACGGCAATTGCGCCCTCGTGACCGGTGCGACGTGGCCGGAAGAGCTTGGCAGGGTGCGTTTGGCGGTGGGTGACATGCCGCTCCTCGTTCCGGGCATCGGAGCACAGGGCGGTGACGTGGAAGCGGTTCTCAGGCAAGGAAAAACCGCCGATGGCACGGGACTGATGATTTCTTCCTCGCGCGCCATCCTTTACGCTAGCGGCGGTCCGGACTTTGCGGACGTAGCACATCGCGCCGCTGATGACTTGAGAAAGTTGGTCAACTTGCACCGCGAGCACTAA
- the def gene encoding peptide deformylase, whose protein sequence is MIRDILKMGDERLLRVAPPVPDTMIGSAELDTLIQDMFDTMHDAGGVGLAAPQIGVDLQLVIFGFDSSERYPDAPPVPQTILLNPVITPLSQDMEEGWEGCLSVPGLRGAVNRYSLIRYQGVDPGGAPIDRTAEGFHARVVQHECDHLIGRLYPSRITDFTKFGFTEVLFPGMDVGDD, encoded by the coding sequence ATGATCCGCGACATTCTCAAGATGGGCGATGAGCGCCTGCTGCGCGTGGCACCGCCCGTGCCCGATACGATGATCGGCTCGGCGGAACTGGACACGCTCATCCAGGACATGTTCGACACGATGCATGATGCAGGCGGCGTTGGTCTTGCCGCGCCGCAGATCGGCGTGGACCTGCAGCTGGTGATCTTCGGCTTCGATTCGAGCGAGCGCTATCCGGACGCGCCGCCGGTTCCGCAGACGATCCTGCTCAATCCGGTGATCACGCCCTTGTCCCAGGATATGGAAGAGGGCTGGGAAGGCTGCCTTTCGGTGCCCGGCCTGCGCGGGGCGGTGAATCGCTATTCGCTGATTCGCTATCAGGGCGTGGACCCCGGCGGTGCGCCGATCGATCGTACCGCCGAAGGCTTTCATGCCCGCGTGGTGCAGCATGAATGTGATCATCTCATCGGTCGGCTGTATCCGTCGCGGATCACCGACTTTACGAAATTCGGCTTCACCGAGGTGCTTTTCCCCGGCATGGACGTCGGCGACGACTGA
- a CDS encoding carbon starvation CstA family protein, giving the protein MQSAIPKPSPAGKILWAAIAIVGAWCLGVVALRRGEPINAIWLVTASIAVFLIGYRFYSRLIADKVLQLDPSRATPSVLRNDGLDYVPTDKWVVFGHHFAAIAGAGPLVGPVLAAQMGYLPGTLWILVGVVFAGAVQDFMILGLSLRRDGRSLGHMLRAELGEVPGVIAMVGVLVLMMIVLAVLALVVVKALTHSPWGTFTVAATIPIALLMGLYLRYVRPGRILEVSIIGLVLLLASIWYGKTVADTPALANLFDYDARALAWWLIGYGFFASVLPVWLLLAPRDYLSTFLKIGTIALLALAIFLAAPTLQMPAVTKFIDGSGPVFAGNLFPFLFITIACGAVSGWHSIIASGTTPKLLANEGEARMVGYGGMLMEAFVAIMALIAASSLHPGVYFAMNSPGALVGTTAEAAAQAISGWGFTVTPAELTDTARNIGESTILGRAGGAPTLAVGMAQLLHGIMPGEGMMALWYHYAILFEALFILTTVDAGTRVGRFMIQELAGMAWAPLKRTDSWLGNVVATVICVGLWGYFLYQGAVDPLGGINTLWPLFGIANQMLAAIALMLATVVTVKLKRERYVLVPAVPAAWLVICTLTAGWQKLFDAKISFTAAMQKYADAAASGKLLAPAKTADEMQRIITNNRVDMILTALFMLLVLTMLFFSLRAIVRAWKANRPTAQEEPYVALSSVAN; this is encoded by the coding sequence ATGCAAAGCGCCATTCCCAAACCCAGTCCCGCGGGGAAAATCCTGTGGGCCGCCATCGCCATCGTCGGCGCATGGTGCCTCGGCGTCGTCGCCCTGCGACGCGGCGAGCCCATCAACGCGATCTGGCTGGTGACGGCTTCCATCGCCGTTTTCCTGATCGGCTACCGTTTTTACAGCCGCCTGATCGCCGACAAGGTGCTTCAGCTCGACCCGAGCCGCGCGACACCATCGGTGCTGCGCAATGACGGGCTGGACTATGTCCCCACCGACAAGTGGGTGGTCTTCGGGCACCACTTCGCCGCTATCGCCGGCGCCGGTCCCCTCGTCGGTCCCGTTCTCGCGGCTCAGATGGGCTATCTGCCGGGCACGCTCTGGATTCTGGTCGGCGTTGTCTTCGCCGGCGCCGTCCAGGATTTCATGATCCTCGGACTGTCCCTGCGTCGCGATGGCCGCTCCCTCGGCCACATGCTTCGTGCCGAACTGGGTGAAGTGCCCGGCGTCATCGCCATGGTCGGCGTACTGGTCCTGATGATGATCGTGCTGGCGGTGTTGGCGCTGGTCGTAGTCAAGGCACTGACACACAGCCCCTGGGGAACGTTCACCGTCGCGGCAACCATCCCCATCGCCCTGCTGATGGGTCTCTATCTGAGGTACGTCCGACCCGGACGCATTCTCGAGGTATCGATCATCGGCCTCGTTCTGCTGCTGGCGTCCATCTGGTACGGCAAGACGGTGGCCGATACGCCGGCCCTGGCCAACCTGTTCGACTACGACGCCAGGGCCCTGGCCTGGTGGCTGATCGGCTACGGCTTCTTCGCCTCCGTCCTGCCCGTCTGGCTGCTGCTGGCACCGCGCGACTACCTGTCGACCTTCCTCAAGATCGGCACGATCGCCCTGCTCGCCCTCGCGATCTTCCTGGCGGCGCCGACCCTGCAGATGCCGGCGGTCACCAAGTTCATCGACGGCTCCGGGCCCGTCTTCGCCGGCAACCTGTTCCCGTTCCTGTTCATCACGATCGCCTGTGGTGCGGTATCGGGCTGGCACTCGATCATCGCGTCGGGTACCACCCCCAAGCTGCTGGCCAATGAGGGCGAGGCCCGTATGGTCGGCTACGGCGGCATGCTGATGGAGGCCTTCGTCGCCATCATGGCCCTGATCGCCGCGTCGTCGCTGCACCCGGGGGTGTATTTCGCCATGAACTCCCCCGGTGCCCTGGTCGGCACCACCGCGGAAGCGGCCGCTCAGGCCATCAGCGGCTGGGGCTTTACGGTGACTCCCGCCGAGCTGACGGACACGGCACGCAACATCGGTGAAAGCACCATCCTCGGCCGCGCTGGCGGCGCGCCAACCCTGGCCGTAGGCATGGCCCAGCTGCTGCACGGGATCATGCCCGGCGAAGGCATGATGGCGCTCTGGTACCACTACGCGATTCTGTTCGAAGCGCTGTTCATCCTCACCACCGTCGATGCCGGCACGCGTGTCGGCCGCTTCATGATCCAGGAACTGGCCGGCATGGCCTGGGCGCCGCTCAAGCGGACCGATTCCTGGCTGGGCAATGTCGTCGCCACCGTGATCTGCGTCGGCCTCTGGGGTTACTTCCTCTATCAGGGCGCCGTGGACCCGCTCGGCGGTATCAATACGCTGTGGCCGCTGTTCGGCATCGCCAACCAGATGCTGGCCGCGATCGCGCTGATGCTCGCAACGGTGGTGACGGTGAAGCTGAAGCGCGAGCGCTATGTGCTGGTGCCCGCGGTTCCCGCCGCCTGGCTGGTGATCTGCACGCTCACCGCCGGCTGGCAGAAGCTGTTCGACGCGAAGATCAGCTTCACGGCTGCCATGCAGAAGTACGCCGACGCCGCCGCGTCCGGCAAGCTGCTCGCACCCGCCAAGACCGCTGATGAAATGCAGCGCATCATCACCAATAACCGCGTGGACATGATCCTCACCGCGCTGTTCATGCTGCTGGTGCTGACCATGCTGTTCTTCTCGCTGCGTGCGATCGTCCGCGCGTGGAAGGCCAACCGCCCGACCGCGCAGGAAGAACCCTACGTCGCGCTGTCGAGCGTGGCGAACTGA
- a CDS encoding YbdD/YjiX family protein, protein MDTNTPNAPRSLWKWAVQTARLCCGVPDYDVYVKHLREHHPEHDIPTYSQFFRERQEARYRGTGGRCC, encoded by the coding sequence ATGGACACGAACACACCGAACGCGCCGCGCTCGCTATGGAAGTGGGCGGTCCAGACCGCCCGCCTCTGCTGCGGCGTGCCGGATTACGACGTGTATGTGAAACACCTGCGCGAGCATCACCCCGAACACGATATTCCTACTTACTCGCAGTTTTTCCGTGAGAGGCAGGAAGCGCGGTATCGGGGGACGGGTGGGCGTTGTTGCTGA
- a CDS encoding FadR/GntR family transcriptional regulator — protein sequence MAGKAGGAKNLHARVTEDIGESIVSGVFAPGDALPGEAVLAEQMSVSRTVLREALKVLASKGLIETRQKTGMRVREPKFWKHLDADVLGWRCASMPTEDFVEKLVEMREIIEPAAVMAAARRREPEQLAVIAAALKGMEDAADLDAWAAADLRFHEAVLAATNNELLSALFSVIETALATFFVMSARTAKHFKYSLPQHRAVYEAIRRRRPNEAAVAVRALIADSRANMRKGRKK from the coding sequence ATGGCTGGGAAGGCGGGCGGGGCGAAGAATCTGCATGCGAGAGTGACCGAGGACATCGGCGAATCCATCGTCAGCGGCGTCTTCGCGCCGGGCGATGCCTTGCCCGGGGAAGCCGTGCTCGCCGAGCAGATGTCGGTCAGCCGGACCGTGCTGCGCGAGGCGCTGAAGGTCCTGGCCTCGAAAGGCCTGATCGAGACACGCCAGAAGACCGGTATGCGCGTGCGCGAGCCGAAGTTCTGGAAGCACCTCGATGCCGACGTGCTGGGCTGGCGCTGCGCGTCCATGCCGACGGAAGACTTTGTCGAGAAGCTGGTCGAGATGCGCGAGATCATCGAGCCCGCCGCCGTCATGGCCGCGGCGCGGCGACGCGAGCCGGAGCAGCTTGCCGTCATCGCCGCGGCACTGAAGGGTATGGAGGATGCCGCCGACCTCGATGCCTGGGCCGCGGCGGACCTGCGCTTCCATGAGGCGGTGCTGGCCGCGACGAATAACGAACTGCTGAGCGCCTTGTTTTCGGTGATCGAGACGGCGCTGGCGACGTTCTTCGTGATGTCCGCGCGCACGGCGAAGCATTTCAAGTACTCGCTGCCGCAGCATCGGGCGGTGTACGAAGCCATTCGTCGACGTCGTCCGAATGAGGCCGCCGTGGCCGTGCGTGCCCTGATCGCCGATTCGCGGGCGAACATGCGTAAGGGGCGGAAAAAATAG
- a CDS encoding aldose epimerase family protein — translation MKPVSALVSAILLATSAAATAGEASRASFGTTPDGKDVTVVTLTNGKGMTAKVLSLGAALYALDVPDRNGKPGDIVLGYPDLKGTFDNPQYFGNTVGRYANRIARGKFTLDGKQYSVPVNNGPNSLHGGKVGFDKVIWTVDKVESGATPSVTLTYVSPDGDQGYPGKLTATAKYSLNDKNELTIEYTATTDAPTIVNITNHTYWNLSGEGSGSVMDQVLMIAGDAYLPTDATAIPLGEVRNVAGTDFDFRKAKPIGKDIRDSKEQQLVFGRGYDHNWVISRKEAAQPREVARVTDPKSGRVLSLWSAQPGLQFYSGNFLDATSSGKSGGIYRQGDAFALEPQIFPDTPNHPDFGSARLEPGKTYKNTMTYKFTTTK, via the coding sequence ATGAAACCGGTAAGCGCACTGGTCTCGGCGATCCTCCTGGCAACTTCCGCCGCGGCAACCGCCGGCGAAGCTTCCAGGGCCTCTTTCGGCACGACGCCGGATGGCAAGGACGTCACCGTGGTCACCCTCACCAACGGCAAGGGGATGACCGCGAAAGTCTTGTCGCTCGGGGCCGCGCTCTACGCACTCGATGTGCCGGATCGCAACGGTAAACCGGGTGACATCGTCCTCGGCTACCCCGACCTGAAGGGCACTTTCGACAATCCGCAGTACTTCGGCAACACCGTTGGCCGGTATGCCAACCGTATCGCCAGGGGCAAGTTCACGCTCGATGGAAAGCAGTACTCGGTACCGGTGAACAATGGCCCGAACTCCCTCCACGGCGGCAAGGTCGGCTTCGACAAGGTCATCTGGACCGTCGACAAGGTCGAATCCGGCGCCACGCCCAGCGTCACGCTGACCTACGTCAGTCCCGATGGCGACCAGGGTTACCCCGGCAAGCTCACCGCCACGGCGAAGTATTCGCTGAATGACAAGAACGAGCTGACCATCGAATACACCGCGACGACGGACGCGCCGACCATCGTCAACATCACCAACCACACCTACTGGAACCTCAGCGGTGAAGGCAGCGGCAGCGTCATGGACCAGGTACTGATGATCGCGGGCGATGCGTATCTGCCCACCGACGCGACGGCGATTCCGCTGGGCGAAGTGCGCAACGTGGCGGGAACCGATTTCGATTTCCGCAAGGCCAAGCCGATCGGCAAGGACATCCGCGACTCGAAAGAACAGCAGCTGGTCTTCGGCCGGGGCTACGACCACAACTGGGTGATCTCACGGAAGGAAGCCGCGCAGCCGCGCGAGGTGGCGCGGGTGACGGATCCGAAGAGCGGACGCGTGCTGTCGCTGTGGTCGGCACAGCCGGGCCTGCAGTTCTATTCGGGTAATTTTCTCGACGCGACGTCGTCGGGCAAATCGGGCGGTATCTATCGTCAGGGCGATGCCTTCGCGCTCGAGCCGCAGATCTTCCCCGATACCCCGAACCATCCGGACTTCGGCTCCGCGCGCCTGGAGCCGGGCAAAACCTACAAGAACACGATGACCTACAAGTTCACGACCACGAAGTAA
- a CDS encoding DMT family transporter — protein MSARKGGGLATIGLLSVTAIWGSTFVLIKDVVGRMAVVDFLAVRFLLAAIVMLVLFARPVWRLGRAERRRGLALGVLYGFAQWLQTEGLALTSPSVSGFVTGMYVVLTPILALVLFRQRMPLSTWLAVVLATAGLGVLALNGFQIDIGVLLTLASAALYALHIVGLGHWSKPGDAFGMSAVQMVGIAAVCLLATLPHHGPSLPPDGKAWIAVLYMALVAGAFAMLVQTWAQAHMPATRAAIVMTTEPVFAAGFAVLLGVDALTTRMVVGGTMVLAAMYLVELAPRFRRRRPAEALHHDIG, from the coding sequence ATGAGCGCGCGGAAAGGCGGTGGTCTCGCCACTATCGGGCTGCTATCGGTCACGGCGATCTGGGGATCCACCTTCGTCCTCATCAAGGACGTCGTCGGTCGTATGGCGGTGGTCGATTTTCTTGCCGTGCGCTTCCTTCTCGCCGCCATCGTGATGCTCGTGCTCTTCGCGCGGCCGGTCTGGCGTCTTGGTCGTGCGGAGCGCAGGCGTGGCCTCGCACTCGGCGTGCTCTATGGGTTCGCGCAGTGGCTGCAGACGGAAGGCCTCGCGCTGACCTCGCCCAGTGTCAGTGGCTTCGTTACCGGCATGTATGTCGTGCTTACGCCGATTCTGGCGCTCGTGCTGTTCCGCCAGCGTATGCCGCTGAGTACATGGCTGGCCGTCGTGCTGGCGACCGCGGGCCTCGGAGTTCTGGCCCTGAACGGCTTCCAGATCGATATCGGTGTGCTGCTGACCCTCGCGTCCGCGGCCTTGTACGCGCTGCACATCGTTGGACTGGGCCATTGGTCGAAACCGGGCGATGCCTTCGGCATGTCGGCCGTCCAGATGGTCGGTATCGCCGCCGTGTGTCTGCTTGCGACGCTGCCCCATCATGGCCCGTCGTTGCCGCCGGACGGCAAGGCCTGGATCGCCGTGCTGTACATGGCGCTGGTCGCGGGCGCCTTTGCGATGCTGGTGCAGACCTGGGCACAGGCGCACATGCCGGCGACCCGCGCCGCGATCGTGATGACGACCGAGCCGGTGTTCGCGGCGGGATTCGCCGTCCTGCTTGGCGTCGACGCGCTTACGACGCGCATGGTCGTTGGCGGAACGATGGTGCTTGCCGCGATGTATCTGGTGGAGCTGGCGCCCCGCTTCCGCCGGCGTCGGCCGGCGGAAGCGTTGCATCACGACATCGGATAG